One segment of Streptomyces sp. TG1A-8 DNA contains the following:
- a CDS encoding glycosyltransferase family 2 protein: MNRLDVVIPCHNSAHCVGRQLAALGRQRTAVDWGLVIVDDGSDDDLAAVVSAHASRLPDVRIINRPRRGGTGAARNTGARAATAEGLLFLDADDEIADGYLDAMAAALAEADLVTARIDYQRLNPPTVLRRTPADQLCDVLTVSLFKAHVLGGLMGMSRELFDRLGGFDESLPALADVDISWRAQLAGHTIGVADTVVSVSVRGTHRGRLRRGRFQGRDAVALRAKHAPYGARPLGWAAHLADWLALPAQVARAGRPAALSALVWELGWQTGVLGALLAGASRVPVPSVPETS, translated from the coding sequence GTGAACCGCCTCGACGTCGTCATCCCCTGCCACAACAGCGCGCACTGCGTGGGCCGTCAGCTGGCGGCCCTCGGCCGCCAGCGCACGGCGGTCGACTGGGGCCTCGTCATCGTCGACGACGGATCCGACGACGACCTCGCCGCGGTGGTGAGCGCCCACGCATCACGGTTGCCGGACGTACGCATCATCAACCGGCCCCGACGCGGCGGGACGGGCGCCGCCCGCAACACCGGCGCCCGGGCCGCCACCGCGGAGGGACTGCTGTTCCTGGACGCCGACGACGAGATCGCCGACGGCTACCTCGACGCGATGGCCGCGGCACTCGCGGAAGCGGACCTGGTCACCGCCCGGATCGACTACCAGCGCCTCAATCCGCCCACGGTGCTGCGCCGCACCCCCGCGGACCAGCTGTGCGACGTACTGACCGTCAGCCTGTTCAAGGCCCACGTCCTCGGCGGCCTCATGGGCATGTCCCGCGAACTCTTCGACCGGCTCGGCGGCTTCGACGAGAGCCTGCCCGCACTCGCCGACGTCGACATCTCCTGGCGCGCGCAGCTCGCCGGGCACACGATCGGCGTCGCCGACACGGTCGTGTCGGTCAGCGTGCGCGGCACCCACCGCGGCCGGCTGCGCCGCGGCCGGTTCCAGGGCCGCGACGCGGTGGCCCTGCGGGCGAAGCACGCCCCCTACGGGGCCCGGCCCCTGGGCTGGGCGGCTCACCTGGCGGACTGGCTGGCCCTGCCCGCGCAGGTGGCACGCGCCGGACGCCCGGCGGCCCTGTCCGCCCTGGTGTGGGAGCTCGGCTGGCAGACCGGCGTACTGGGCGCCCTCCTCGCCGGCGCCTCCCGCGTACCCGTGCCGTCCGTACCGGAGACGTCATGA
- a CDS encoding pitrilysin family protein produces the protein MYEFKTIDGPVPVLALIDERLSTTTVCLASKYGSRDDPPGECGLAHVLEHVLMSAPVGAVPSFSEHVERLGGHANAETGLDRMLFYAQVHADDAGEITGLLHHAVLRPRWDQETLSREKPAVLQELSAAAADPSDVVQDAFLAHVFPDHPLGRPVGGLREDVERFDVGSLAEGHARRLLTAPLSLIVVGPSVPASADPVTAGIDPRTLTRLGTATRDPHALPALPAPEGARWPDTFAWVCVGARSVGNHDPRRPHFNVLAQLLGSSPSSVLYRRLRGEAGLAYAFQSWNRGYGETGAWRVLAGVEPGNGEAAIDVIRTALEEIAAEGPGPDDLAAARRQAQMRILTSVDTPLECARFLAMRSGGPAGWSPAAEVDALAGVNAGDLREAARHVLRGLRAVVRPEAR, from the coding sequence GTGTACGAGTTCAAGACGATTGACGGGCCGGTGCCGGTCCTCGCGCTCATCGACGAAAGGCTGAGCACGACGACCGTCTGCCTGGCCTCCAAGTACGGCTCGCGCGACGATCCCCCGGGGGAATGCGGCCTCGCCCACGTACTGGAACACGTCCTGATGTCGGCTCCCGTGGGAGCCGTCCCCTCGTTCAGTGAACACGTGGAGCGGCTCGGGGGCCACGCCAATGCGGAGACCGGTCTGGACCGGATGCTGTTCTACGCACAGGTGCACGCCGACGACGCCGGGGAAATCACCGGCCTGCTGCACCACGCGGTTCTCCGGCCCCGCTGGGACCAGGAGACCCTGTCGAGGGAGAAGCCGGCCGTCCTCCAGGAGCTGTCGGCGGCCGCCGCCGATCCCAGTGACGTCGTCCAGGACGCCTTCCTGGCGCACGTCTTCCCGGACCATCCCCTCGGGCGGCCGGTGGGCGGCCTCCGTGAGGACGTCGAGCGGTTCGACGTGGGATCGCTGGCCGAGGGGCACGCGCGACGGTTGCTGACCGCCCCCTTGTCGCTCATCGTGGTCGGTCCCTCCGTGCCGGCCTCCGCCGATCCCGTGACCGCCGGCATCGACCCGCGGACGCTGACGCGCCTGGGCACCGCCACCCGCGATCCGCACGCGCTGCCCGCGCTGCCCGCGCCGGAAGGGGCGCGCTGGCCGGACACGTTCGCCTGGGTCTGCGTCGGTGCCCGGTCGGTGGGCAACCACGACCCGCGCCGGCCGCACTTCAACGTCCTGGCGCAGTTGCTCGGTTCCAGCCCGTCGTCCGTGCTCTACCGCCGTCTGCGCGGCGAAGCCGGTCTCGCCTACGCCTTCCAGTCGTGGAACCGCGGATACGGGGAGACGGGGGCCTGGCGCGTGCTGGCCGGCGTGGAACCCGGCAACGGGGAAGCGGCCATCGACGTGATCCGCACGGCGCTCGAGGAGATCGCCGCGGAGGGGCCCGGGCCGGACGACCTGGCCGCGGCGCGGCGGCAGGCGCAGATGCGCATCCTCACCTCCGTCGACACCCCACTGGAGTGCGCCCGTTTCCTCGCGATGCGCAGCGGCGGTCCGGCCGGCTGGTCGCCGGCGGCGGAGGTCGACGCGCTCGCCGGGGTGAACGCCGGTGATCTGCGTGAAGCCGCCCGGCACGTGCTGCGCGGCCTGCGTGCCGTGGTCCGGCCGGAGGCACGGTGA
- a CDS encoding ABC transporter permease → MRYGFLNAVADFKATYTWKSWLFGWLGRMLAQVVFFTGLGGVLGQPGGVRFLALGNALMTCVVDTMAVVATTSGERRAGTLSLLVASPADPFWVFAGRSLHWPVSGTATALVALLGLGPLFGVTWHPSQIPPVVLLTALTALGTYCVGLFLAAVVVSVPRLRNVVSNCAYLAMMAFCGVQVPVGFWPSGLEALARAVPLTHTLHALRAVADGRPAADVLHPALLALLAGASWLGAAALALHWLVAVPARRAGTLDLSR, encoded by the coding sequence GTGCGGTACGGCTTCCTCAACGCCGTAGCCGACTTCAAGGCCACGTACACCTGGAAGAGCTGGCTGTTCGGCTGGCTGGGCCGCATGCTGGCCCAGGTGGTCTTCTTCACCGGTCTGGGCGGGGTGCTCGGCCAGCCCGGTGGCGTCCGCTTCCTGGCGCTCGGCAACGCGCTGATGACCTGCGTGGTCGACACCATGGCCGTGGTGGCGACGACCAGTGGTGAACGCCGTGCCGGCACGCTGTCGCTCCTGGTGGCCAGCCCGGCCGACCCGTTCTGGGTGTTCGCCGGGCGCAGTCTGCACTGGCCGGTCAGCGGGACCGCCACCGCGCTGGTGGCCCTGTTGGGCCTGGGACCCCTCTTCGGCGTCACCTGGCACCCGTCACAGATCCCGCCGGTCGTGCTGCTGACCGCCCTGACGGCGCTGGGCACGTACTGCGTGGGCCTGTTCCTCGCCGCCGTGGTGGTCAGCGTGCCGCGCCTGCGCAACGTCGTCTCCAATTGCGCGTACCTCGCGATGATGGCCTTCTGCGGCGTCCAGGTACCGGTCGGTTTCTGGCCGTCGGGACTGGAGGCCCTGGCTCGGGCGGTGCCGCTGACCCACACGCTGCACGCCCTGAGGGCGGTCGCCGACGGCCGCCCGGCCGCCGACGTGCTGCATCCCGCACTGCTCGCGCTGCTGGCCGGCGCGAGCTGGCTGGGGGCCGCAGCGCTCGCCCTGCACTGGCTGGTCGCGGTGCCCGCCCGCCGGGCGGGCACCCTCGACCTCAGCCGGTGA
- a CDS encoding ABC transporter permease: MRLFLAALRLQLRLAPGSPGTLQVWVTAPLFTAVFLSTAEYAGRHDLSAYAVVAPTLMGQWSLALGVAGEVITEERSQGTLEAVIATPGRLSVVVLARIFAVSLLGVTAMAEAWLVAGLGFGRWIAVPHPVVLVLALLANALAMAGTASILSSLFVLMPSARIVQNTLTYPLYLLSGVLVPLSTLPLWVRPVGHAVFLSWSAGLLRSALSAGAVAHPSARVAVVAALGVSGHAVGALLLSRVLRRVRRLGTVNHT; this comes from the coding sequence ATGCGCCTCTTCCTGGCCGCGCTGCGCCTCCAGCTGCGGTTGGCGCCGGGTTCACCGGGCACGCTGCAGGTGTGGGTCACGGCCCCCTTGTTCACCGCGGTCTTCCTGTCCACGGCCGAGTACGCGGGTCGCCACGATCTGAGTGCCTACGCCGTCGTCGCGCCGACCCTGATGGGACAGTGGTCGCTGGCTCTGGGCGTCGCCGGAGAAGTGATCACCGAGGAACGCAGTCAGGGGACCCTGGAGGCGGTGATCGCCACACCGGGCCGGCTGTCGGTGGTGGTGCTGGCCCGGATCTTCGCCGTCAGTCTGCTCGGCGTCACGGCCATGGCCGAGGCGTGGCTGGTCGCGGGTCTCGGTTTCGGCCGCTGGATCGCCGTCCCCCATCCCGTCGTGCTCGTCCTCGCACTGCTGGCGAACGCCCTGGCCATGGCCGGCACCGCCAGCATCCTGTCGTCCCTGTTCGTCCTGATGCCCTCCGCGCGCATCGTGCAGAACACGCTCACCTACCCCCTGTACCTGCTCAGCGGCGTCCTGGTGCCGCTGTCGACCCTGCCCTTGTGGGTCCGGCCCGTGGGGCACGCGGTGTTCCTGAGCTGGAGCGCCGGCCTGCTGCGGTCCGCGCTGAGCGCCGGGGCCGTGGCGCACCCGTCCGCGCGTGTCGCCGTCGTCGCTGCCCTCGGAGTGTCCGGCCACGCGGTCGGGGCCCTGCTGTTGTCCCGGGTTCTGCGCCGCGTGCGCAGGCTCGGCACCGTCAACCACACCTGA
- a CDS encoding transposase family protein, whose protein sequence is MVPYPAALDLPHALVEWVTMLIVTREGGRRCKLAPHRRALVALAYLRRHDTLAQIAAGFGISVGTTHAHVTSVVRHLADKAPGLRKVLRETDPDHVLVDGTPAECDRVGDGRADHSSKHKRHGVNVQVVTDPAGEVLRFSPTLPGRTHDLTAARTHKIIRICERQGVPVLADMAYTGAGDRATTAKRRPPNGEPTPTGRTVNRAPSAARAPVERGVARLKSWRIFRRARRSPHRLTVIAKAVLTLERQR, encoded by the coding sequence TTGGTTCCCTATCCTGCCGCACTCGACCTGCCTCACGCTCTGGTCGAGTGGGTGACCATGCTCATCGTCACCCGTGAGGGTGGCCGCCGCTGCAAACTCGCGCCGCACCGGCGTGCTCTCGTCGCTCTGGCCTACCTCCGGCGGCACGACACGCTCGCGCAGATCGCCGCGGGCTTCGGCATATCCGTCGGCACCACCCACGCCCACGTCACCAGCGTCGTGCGGCACCTGGCGGACAAGGCGCCAGGACTGCGGAAGGTGCTGCGGGAGACGGATCCCGACCACGTCCTCGTAGACGGCACCCCGGCCGAGTGCGACCGGGTCGGCGACGGACGGGCCGACCACTCGTCCAAGCACAAGCGGCACGGTGTGAACGTGCAGGTCGTCACCGATCCCGCCGGCGAGGTCCTGCGGTTCTCACCGACATTGCCGGGCCGGACCCACGACCTGACGGCCGCCCGCACCCACAAGATCATCCGGATCTGCGAACGCCAGGGCGTCCCAGTCCTCGCCGACATGGCCTACACCGGTGCCGGAGACCGGGCCACCACCGCGAAGCGCCGCCCGCCCAACGGCGAACCCACCCCCACCGGGCGAACGGTCAACCGGGCCCCGTCCGCCGCCCGGGCACCCGTCGAACGCGGAGTCGCCCGCCTGAAGTCCTGGCGGATCTTCCGCAGAGCCCGCCGCAGCCCCCACCGCCTGACCGTCATCGCCAAAGCCGTCCTCACCCTGGAGAGACAACGCTGA
- a CDS encoding ABC transporter ATP-binding protein has product MMDAIVIEDVSRTYTDRRGRGNREVTALTGVSLRVPAGEVHGLLGPNGAGKTTLCRILTTTLEPTTGQAWVLGRHVTHDSRAVRRSIGLVFGGERGLYGRLSARENLWFWGAMYGLRRARLRARAEEMLSRVGLADRADARVDTLSRGMKQRLHLARGLVGDPRVLILDEPTVGMDPVAALDFRTLLGELKEEGRTVLLTTHDMAEAEAVCDRVSLIDRGRLMMTEDTDAVGRLLSRYERVVADDVPGELIPRIRALEGVVAVQHDEGHLRVETERPSATSCVLGVLAEGGVHRVSTARPGLEEVYLHLVGRRGMAVT; this is encoded by the coding sequence ATGATGGACGCCATCGTGATCGAGGACGTCAGCCGGACGTACACCGACCGGCGCGGTCGCGGGAACCGGGAGGTGACGGCCCTCACCGGGGTCAGCCTGCGCGTCCCGGCCGGCGAGGTGCACGGACTGCTCGGTCCCAACGGGGCGGGCAAGACGACCCTGTGCCGCATCCTCACCACCACCCTGGAGCCCACCACGGGGCAGGCGTGGGTGCTGGGGCGGCACGTGACGCACGACTCGCGGGCCGTCCGGCGCAGCATCGGACTGGTCTTCGGTGGCGAGCGCGGGCTGTACGGGCGACTCAGCGCGCGGGAGAACCTGTGGTTCTGGGGCGCCATGTACGGCCTGCGGCGCGCCCGGCTGCGGGCCCGTGCCGAGGAAATGCTGTCCCGGGTGGGTCTGGCGGACCGCGCGGACGCCCGGGTCGACACGCTGTCCCGCGGCATGAAACAGCGGTTGCACCTGGCCCGGGGCCTCGTCGGCGACCCCCGGGTGCTGATCCTGGACGAACCCACCGTGGGCATGGACCCGGTGGCGGCCCTCGATTTCCGCACGCTCCTCGGCGAGTTGAAGGAGGAGGGCCGCACCGTCCTGCTGACCACGCACGACATGGCCGAGGCCGAGGCGGTGTGCGACCGGGTCTCCCTCATCGACCGCGGACGGCTGATGATGACCGAGGACACCGACGCCGTCGGCCGGCTGCTGTCCCGTTACGAACGCGTCGTGGCCGACGACGTGCCGGGGGAACTCATTCCGCGCATCAGGGCACTTGAGGGCGTCGTCGCCGTACAGCACGACGAGGGGCACCTCAGGGTGGAGACGGAACGGCCCTCGGCCACCTCGTGCGTGCTGGGGGTGCTGGCGGAGGGCGGAGTCCACCGGGTGAGCACGGCGCGACCGGGGCTGGAGGAGGTCTACCTCCACCTGGTGGGCCGGCGGGGGATGGCGGTGACCTGA
- a CDS encoding dTMP kinase translates to MPSPTDHCFLALEGVDGSGKTTTARLIAEYVRSQGHPLSRIGQHSWLDPQAARLIIDVRENRPHRHTRQDITDAYFRDKRLQAESVGDLLRHRSVLSDRYVFSDAAYLEVLYGIPARETLDRHHAHGTLLPDLIIYLDVPVDTAADRVVARGKSMRHYENSYTLDKVSRVYRSLLLDDPPPYLPPVHVFHNTAGAHEDSRLLDLFGAVGRRFAPRRKLAEAS, encoded by the coding sequence GTGCCCAGCCCCACCGACCACTGCTTCCTCGCCCTGGAAGGCGTCGACGGATCCGGCAAGACGACCACCGCCCGGCTCATCGCCGAATACGTGCGGTCCCAGGGACACCCGCTGTCCCGCATCGGCCAGCACTCCTGGCTCGACCCGCAGGCCGCCCGCCTCATCATCGACGTCCGTGAGAACCGGCCGCACCGGCACACCCGTCAGGACATCACCGACGCGTACTTCCGCGACAAGCGACTGCAGGCCGAGTCGGTCGGCGACCTGCTGCGCCACCGCAGCGTCCTGTCGGACCGGTACGTCTTCAGCGACGCGGCCTACCTGGAGGTGCTCTACGGCATCCCGGCCCGCGAGACCCTCGACCGGCACCACGCCCACGGCACGCTCCTGCCCGACCTGATCATCTATCTGGACGTACCGGTCGACACCGCGGCCGACCGTGTCGTCGCACGCGGCAAGAGCATGCGGCACTACGAGAACAGCTACACCCTCGACAAGGTGAGCCGGGTCTACCGCTCCCTGCTGCTGGATGACCCGCCGCCCTACCTGCCGCCCGTCCACGTCTTCCACAACACCGCCGGCGCCCACGAGGACAGCCGCCTCCTCGACCTCTTCGGCGCGGTCGGCCGGCGGTTCGCACCCCGCCGCAAGCTGGCGGAGGCCTCGTGA
- a CDS encoding nucleotide sugar dehydrogenase: MAGQYDLAVVGLGYAGLPLVVAAARSGMRVAGFDLDTARVAALARGSSYVDDVPDEEITKALAAGFTPTTDPRVLAEARAITICVPTPLRDGLPDLRAVVDSTELIAPRLRPGALVVLESTTYPGTTTDLLLPILARAGGKVGEDFLLAFSPERVDPGNPAFGLHNTPKVVGGVTDRCTAAATALYQRLVQKVVPVSTPAAAELTKLLENTYRQVNIALANEFAVHCHRLGVDVWEVVAAAGTKPFGFQSFRPGPGVGGHCIPVDPGYLAFSGRATGLPLRLTEVAQEINDRMPTYVVDRVTRLLNDRARSVRGTRILLLGATYKPDIADGRGSPAVPVAELLLALGADVRFHDPYVRTLRLGARRLTAAPSLREAVRDAELTVLLQPHAHYDLPALADSARLLFDTSGRAVGERVVHL; the protein is encoded by the coding sequence GTGGCCGGACAGTACGACCTTGCAGTTGTGGGACTCGGTTACGCCGGACTGCCGCTGGTGGTCGCGGCCGCCCGCAGCGGCATGCGGGTCGCCGGTTTCGACCTCGACACCGCACGCGTGGCCGCACTGGCCCGCGGCAGCAGTTACGTGGACGACGTCCCGGACGAGGAGATCACGAAGGCGCTGGCCGCCGGGTTCACTCCCACGACCGACCCACGGGTCCTGGCCGAAGCACGGGCGATCACCATCTGCGTGCCGACACCGCTGCGCGACGGCCTCCCCGACCTGCGTGCCGTCGTGGACTCCACCGAACTGATCGCGCCCCGACTGCGCCCGGGAGCCCTGGTGGTACTGGAGTCCACCACCTACCCGGGCACCACGACCGACCTGCTGCTGCCGATCCTCGCCCGGGCGGGCGGGAAGGTCGGCGAGGACTTCCTGCTGGCCTTCTCCCCGGAGCGGGTCGATCCGGGCAACCCCGCGTTCGGGCTGCACAACACGCCGAAGGTGGTGGGCGGCGTCACCGACCGCTGCACCGCCGCCGCCACCGCCCTGTACCAGCGCCTGGTGCAGAAGGTGGTGCCGGTGAGCACCCCGGCGGCGGCCGAACTCACGAAGCTGCTGGAGAACACCTACCGGCAGGTCAACATCGCCCTCGCCAACGAATTCGCGGTGCACTGCCATCGCCTGGGGGTGGACGTCTGGGAGGTCGTGGCCGCCGCCGGCACCAAGCCGTTCGGCTTCCAGTCCTTTCGTCCCGGTCCCGGAGTGGGCGGCCACTGCATCCCCGTGGACCCCGGCTACCTGGCGTTCAGCGGCCGGGCGACCGGGCTGCCGCTGCGCCTGACGGAAGTGGCGCAGGAGATCAACGACCGGATGCCGACGTACGTCGTCGACCGGGTGACCCGCCTGCTCAACGACCGGGCACGCAGCGTGCGCGGCACACGGATCCTGCTGCTGGGGGCGACCTACAAGCCCGACATCGCCGACGGTCGCGGCTCGCCGGCCGTACCCGTGGCCGAACTGCTGCTCGCACTCGGCGCGGACGTGCGCTTCCACGACCCGTACGTGCGGACCCTGCGGCTGGGCGCACGGCGGCTGACGGCCGCCCCCTCACTACGGGAAGCGGTCCGCGACGCCGAACTCACGGTGCTGCTGCAGCCCCACGCCCACTACGACCTGCCCGCCCTGGCGGACAGCGCACGCCTGCTGTTCGACACCAGCGGCCGCGCCGTCGGGGAACGGGTGGTCCACCTCTGA
- a CDS encoding NAD(P)/FAD-dependent oxidoreductase gives MLNASSWTLRPDHEVRTDVLILGGGLAGLAAGSVLGDDAVVIEAQDRPGGLVRTERIGDYWFDHVIHLLYFSHPDVEARVTDLLGDVLRPCPPVAWVETAEGAARFPLQLNLSGLPADVRAACIDDMRAAHAEPRRAETYEDVLLGAFGRTLCELFFFPYNRKQWRRPLSSLSADGFHWNLTRPSIADVEAGANSARTVSGYNARGWYPRPAGHGTRGMEVLSRALAGQVADLRLGHTVIAVDPGARTVRTRSREGITDFRYTRDCVSTLPLPTTVGLCRQAPADLVERCRALPRNRVRSVALAVHGPRPEHTGHWRYYTREDVPFTRLVFMTEFDPAMAPPDGWGLLAEVVEPSEDPPGSDSELIEQVVRGVGAVGLLTPDSRVVASRVLTCDPAYVVFTDAGRATAAEAARFLTSRGLTLLGRYGTWEYSSMSQVMQEAFAWAADRSALRAT, from the coding sequence ATGCTCAACGCATCCTCCTGGACGCTCCGTCCGGATCACGAAGTGCGAACCGACGTGCTGATCCTCGGCGGCGGCCTCGCCGGACTGGCCGCGGGTTCCGTGCTGGGTGACGACGCCGTCGTGATCGAGGCGCAGGACCGCCCCGGTGGACTGGTCCGCACCGAGCGCATCGGCGACTACTGGTTCGACCACGTCATCCACCTGCTCTACTTCAGTCATCCGGACGTCGAAGCCCGCGTCACGGACCTGCTCGGCGACGTGCTCCGCCCCTGCCCGCCGGTCGCCTGGGTGGAGACCGCCGAGGGGGCCGCCCGGTTCCCCCTCCAGCTGAACCTGTCGGGTCTGCCCGCCGACGTGCGCGCCGCGTGCATCGACGACATGCGCGCCGCGCACGCGGAGCCACGGCGCGCGGAAACCTACGAGGACGTGCTGCTCGGGGCGTTCGGCCGCACCCTGTGCGAGTTGTTCTTCTTCCCGTACAACCGCAAGCAGTGGCGGCGTCCGCTCAGCAGCCTGTCGGCCGACGGTTTCCACTGGAACCTCACCCGGCCCAGCATCGCGGATGTGGAAGCCGGGGCGAACTCGGCGCGGACGGTGTCGGGTTACAACGCCCGCGGCTGGTACCCGAGGCCCGCCGGCCACGGCACGCGCGGCATGGAGGTGCTGTCCCGGGCGCTGGCCGGGCAGGTGGCGGACCTGCGGCTGGGGCACACGGTCATCGCCGTCGACCCCGGGGCGCGGACCGTGCGGACCCGCTCCCGCGAGGGCATCACCGACTTCCGCTACACCCGCGACTGCGTCTCGACGCTGCCCCTGCCCACCACGGTCGGCCTGTGCCGGCAGGCACCGGCCGACCTCGTGGAACGGTGCCGGGCCCTGCCGCGCAACCGCGTCCGCTCGGTCGCCCTCGCGGTCCACGGCCCCCGCCCGGAGCACACCGGCCACTGGCGGTACTACACGCGCGAAGACGTGCCCTTCACCCGTCTCGTCTTCATGACGGAGTTCGACCCCGCCATGGCCCCGCCCGACGGCTGGGGCCTGCTGGCCGAGGTGGTCGAGCCCTCCGAGGACCCGCCGGGCAGCGACAGCGAGCTGATCGAGCAGGTGGTGCGGGGCGTCGGCGCGGTGGGCCTGCTGACCCCGGACAGCCGGGTCGTGGCCTCGCGCGTGCTCACCTGCGACCCCGCCTACGTCGTCTTCACCGACGCCGGCCGCGCGACCGCCGCCGAAGCCGCGCGGTTCCTCACCTCCCGCGGGCTGACCCTCCTGGGCCGGTACGGCACCTGGGAGTACTCCTCCATGTCCCAGGTCATGCAGGAAGCGTTCGCCTGGGCGGCGGACCGGTCGGCCCTGCGGGCGACATGA